The following is a genomic window from Amycolatopsis acidiphila.
ACCGCGGGGTAGGCGATGAATCCCAAGAAGCCGAGGAACAGCAACGTGACCGGCAGGGCCATGCGTTCGGTGGCGGCCTGTGCGTCGGACTCGGCGTCGGTGACCTGGTGGGTCCGCAGGGCCTGGGCTTTCGCGGCCAGCGAGGCGCGCACGCGGGCGCCTTCGGTCCCGGCCAGGGAGATCGAGGCGGCGAGTTCGGACAGTTCGGTGATGTCGAGTTCCTCGCCGAGCTGGCGCAGGGTGTTCCACGGGGTGGTGCGGGTCAGCTGGGCGGCGTGCAGGGCGCGGCGGATCTTGTCGAACGCCGGCCCGGCTCCGACGGCCGCGGCGTCGCCGAGAGCGGCCTCGACCCCGGCGCCTCCAGCGAGGGTGATCCAGACGAGGTCCAGGAACGCGGACAGCGCGTCGCGGAATTCTCGCCGCAGCCGGGTGGCCTTGGCGCGGACGTCGAGATCCGGGGTCAGGAAGCCGAGGGCGGCGAGCACGAGCCCGGCCAGCAGCGGCACCTCGACCCCCAGTGACAGCCCGCCCAGGGCCAGCAGTGCTTGCAGCAGCCAGGGCGCCAGCAGCCCGGCCACGGCGAGCAGCGCTTTCGACGCCAGGTGGGTATCGGTGCCGCGGCCGGTGACCCGCAGATCGGCCTCGATCTTCGTGCCGGGCAGCCCGAGCATGCGCAGGCCCGGGACGAAGACCCGGCCCCAGCTGCGCACCCAGGCGGCGTCC
Proteins encoded in this region:
- a CDS encoding type II secretion system F family protein, producing MIPALLFGAGAGAGLWLLLTWALPPAPALSDRLAQVSARPPATPIVLAADAAWVRSWGRVFVPGLRMLGLPGTKIEADLRVTGRGTDTHLASKALLAVAGLLAPWLLQALLALGGLSLGVEVPLLAGLVLAALGFLTPDLDVRAKATRLRREFRDALSAFLDLVWITLAGGAGVEAALGDAAAVGAGPAFDKIRRALHAAQLTRTTPWNTLRQLGEELDITELSELAASISLAGTEGARVRASLAAKAQALRTHQVTDAESDAQAATERMALPVTLLFLGFLGFIAYPAVVQVLNGL